A stretch of DNA from Triticum dicoccoides isolate Atlit2015 ecotype Zavitan chromosome 2A, WEW_v2.0, whole genome shotgun sequence:
gccgaatttggggcgcgatacacgcctttaagccggacagggccggcccctctctctaagcggcataagtctttaaggacttgaaaaacctcgccgaacagcgaccagtctcttgccttatcatgacagccagttttatctttctctactgaggtgctgaacccagcagaaccgcggcacaatcgcagtagttctcctagcgctaccttagccgatagagcggaacgtaaggtaccaaaacataggagccgggtaaacccaacatttgaccaaagacatgattcggagctgatgcatataatgctataagttcggggtgccgcacttgtgaaagtgttcggacttttcacaccgcattgtggggtacgtaagcccctggtgtattggccgtaccaaagtgtacggttgcaaggcgtcattaatgaacacatagatatatatacatatatatatataacaagaatgcaataatagtcgtaatgtcatgcattatttattcaaaaaattgtgttaaagcagagtgatacagatagtgcgataagcaaagagtaggactatgtcccttccaagggcaagctgaggaatgatattaaatagaatatttcgctcgttactgtaatccacctggaaattccgtggtatgacgtagttgtctgcctccttggttgctgcatcatgtgttcggcaatagtgctgccggacagtgtttccagagattaatgtcctgaaaaaaagaaaaataaccgaacgggaagcccctagtgtggtttaagccgcgtcttggggcgtgccgtagttgtgcccccctccccacctgtgcccatggtatttttaatgcataattatgtacgcatggcacgagCTTCAccattgggctgggattggggtggctgccttattgctacgcgagctcagatcgcgccaggcggtctatttgccgatttctccgagcacgcttgaaggtgtcctggctttgaagcgccgaactggtcgattgccttgagaggctgctttgcgcttctgctgcgagggacgcggtgtgctcctctgttcggagagagcgctctgtgtttccattgactgtaataactccgcgaggtcctggcatcttgagcttgaggtatgaatAATGtgataccgcattgaatctagcaaatgcgattcgctcgagcagcgcatgataaccactgcggaacgtgactatatcgaagattaactcttcgcttcggaagttatccggggatccgaagaccactttcagtgtaattgagcctgtgcaatgggcctctacacctggaatgacgcctttaaaggtcgtttttgtgggtttgatccttgagggtctatacccattttgcgcactgtgtcctgataaagcaggttcaggctgctgccgccatccataaggactcgagtgaggtgaaatccgtcgatgattgggtctaggaccagtacggcgaatccgccatgacggatactagtggggtggtccctgcgatcgaaggtgatcggataggaggaccaagggttgaactttggggcgactggctccaacgcatatacgtccctaagcgcacgctttcgctccctcttggggatgtgggttgcgtatatcatgttcaccgtccgcacttgcgggggaaacctcttctgtcctccagtgtgcagctgccgaggctcctcctcgtcatcgctatgcggccccttgtccttgtttttggcaattaacttgccggcctgcttgaacacccaacaatccctgttggtgtgattggctgtcttgtctggggtgccgtgtatttgacatgagcgatcgagtatacggtccaagctggacggacccggcgtactttgtttgaatgcctttttccgctgaccgggtttagagcctttgaatccggcattgattaccgtatcctcggtattttcgctgttaatgcggcgcttatgtttgttgcgacatgacctgctgttgccgtccttggtatccgaggtaccatggttctttgatatgttattactgcgagccagccagctgtcttctcccgcacaaaagcgggtcatgagcgtcgtgagagctgccatagatttcggcttttcctgaccaaggtgccgggctagccactcgtctcgaatgttgtgtttgaaagccgctaaggcctctgcatccggacagtcgacgatttgatttttctttgtaaggaaccgggtccagaattgcctggccgactcttctggctgctgaattatgtggctcaagttatcggtgtctagtggtcgcacataagtgccctaaaagttgtcgaggaatgcggcctccagatcttcccaatagctaatggagtccgctggcaagctgttaagccaatgccgcgctggtcctttgagctttagtgggaggtatttgatggcgtgtaagtcattacCGCGGgctatgtggatgtggaggaggaaatcctcgatccatactgcgggatctgttgtgccgtcatatgattcaatatttacgggtttgaaaccttctgggaattgatgatccattacttcatctatgaagcataaggggtgtgcggcgcctctgtattgggctatatcgcgtcgCAGCTCgaatcttgcccgctgtgttcagcccggccggatttgcttttactgtatccggcatgacgtttatcaTCTCGCCGTGTtgtgcaccctcgtgatccgtagatcgatcttgcatgctttgctttgtcctccaatatgtctcgtaggtctggcgtatctccccatgcctttttatttgaatggcgtcggggtggaggctgagtgtttggctggaatgcctctctatcacggccacgaggtggccgatcagccgtatcatacgcttcttcctccagtcggggtagtaacctgcactttgggtaattcttggaggggcgctcgagtttatattcctcggccgcgaggacttcagtccatctatcagctagcagatcttgatcagcttgaagctgctgctgctttttcttcaggttatttgccgtggccataagccagcgcttgaagcgctcttgttcgacggatcctctggtatgacgaattcatcgtcgccgaggcttgcctcgtcttcagaggggggcatgtaattgtcatcctcctcctctccgtctgccgctctctcaggagggctggctcctccatcctcctgctctaaatcttgctggaggggattgttgttgtcttcggcactatccggagtgttattatctcctgtgccggtatcaccacttttgctttggcgggacttagagcggcgccgctgacgtcggcgcttgggttgcttcttggaggggtcatcatctgttatctcgtcgccattgccttcattgggtgtatccaccatgtatatgtcatatgacgaggtggctttccagtgccctataggcgttggttcatgttcgtctcctacatcgtcgtccataccgtcgatgtcttcagagtcgaagtcgagcatgtcggttaaatcatcgatagtggctacaaagtgggtggtgggtgggtgtcgaatttcttcgtcgtccgcattccaatcctgttggccatagtccggccagggctctcctgacaaagagagagattttagtgaattcagaatatcgccaaagggcgagtgctgaaagatatctgcggcggtgaattccatgatcggcgcccaatcggattcgattggcaggggcgcggacagtttggagtccggaaaagagtccaccaccttggagtcacgggcttcgcagaggattaggctggtgttcggctcgatcgccgttgagactgcagcccctgaggcggtgtctagccacccgtcctcgattggcgcagttggctccgagctaagagtcggagctgatgcgggcgcggcctttggggtactgttcggcggcagagctaggtcatacccatcgtgacagtgcggcgcgcccggctgcggctcgaatccgtcggagatcaagtctccgcggatgtcggccgtgtagttcaaacttccaaatctgacctgatggccagggacgtagctttcaatctgctccagatggccaagtgaattagcccgcagtgcaaagccgccgaatacgaagatctgtccggggagaaaagtctcaccctggactgcatcgttgttgatgatcggaggagccatcgagtctaacggcaacgacacagaggaactctcaatgaaagcaccaatgtcggtgtcaaaaccggcagatctcgggtagggggtcccgaactgtgcgtctaggctggatggtaacaggaggcaggggacacaatgttttacccaggttcgggccctcttaatggaggtaaaaccctatgtcttgcttgattaatattgatgatatgggtagtacaagagtagatctaccgcgagatcagagaggccaaaccctagaagctagcctatggtatgattgtatgttgtggttgttgtcctacggactaaaacctttcggtttatatagacatcggagagggttagggttacacaaggtcggttacaaaggaggagatatccatatccgtattgcctagcttgccttccacgccaagtagagtcccatccggacacgagatgaagtcttcaatcttatatcttcatagtctaatagtccggccaatggagatagtccagctgtccggagaccccctaatcctggactccctcaactAGGCATCCCAGAGATCCTTGACTGGAAATGATTTTGTTTAATGGCCGTTCATCCTAAGAGAGTAACAAACTTATTAATCTTTGAGATCTTTTTAGTTATACGCTGAGACATAAACATTGTTGATTTATTTATGTTACTGACATGGACATTTATAGTCTACTAATTCCTTATTATAGTTTTACAACAATGCAACAAAGCTTACTAAATGCTTGAGGCACTGTTCTCATGCATAAGCGCAGCTTACTGGTCTCTAGTTCTTTTCCCTGAAATTAAGCGTGTGCTCTCTGATCCTGAGAGAGCATTGTCGTTTCTAGCCCTATCATGCAcccttttagttaaacaatatgcaAACAAAATATTCACTCAGGCAAACATCAATAAATTTGATATGCTAGCAGAAATAATTCTTTAGCAAATCCTCCAAATTTTCAGAGATGTGCTTGTGTATTTGTTCAATCAGCAATCAAGTGTATAAGCTAGCAGGCAGTGTTGTAAAAACAATTTCCTACATGAACGAGCTTGTGTAGCTAACTATACAACTCTATACAAACTTTACTGAATGTGTATATGACAGGTTTCCATTTGCGACGACGTGCAAAGGTTAAATGACCTGAACCTGATTCATGCTGCATATATATCCTCCACTGACATTATCTACTTTGCTGCTACAATGTACACTAACCATGATATTTCTTCCTCTGTTATTGTCAGAATTACAATCTGACTACTACCCCCTAATCATCTCTCATAATCCGACATGAGCATAATCCCACACTGAATGGTTTTGTAACTGCTACAGTACTGTTTTAGCATGATAACATAGACAGCTCCTAATTGTTGTCTCACACACAGGAATAGATTACAGTATGACCCACTTGACCAAACATTTATTCCTGCACTACTTTGGTGCTTCTGATCCCGCATCTCCTTTCCTTTTATCGAACTTTTAATTCTTACTTCTTATCTGCATCTAGATTGTTTCATGGTGGCATTTTAATTCATAGTGCAGATTTGTCTCTAGCAGTTAGTGTTCTAGGAAATGAGCATGTGTAGCTAACTATGCAACTCTATAGAAACTTTACTAAATATGTATGACAGGTTTTCATTTCCGACGACTTGCAAGGATTAAATGACCTGAACCTGATTCATGATGCATATATATCCTTCCCTGATACTATCTAGTTTGCTCTGTTCTGGTCAGAACTACAAACTTTACTGCATATATATCTAGTCTGCTGCTACATGTATACACTAACCATGACATTTCTTCCTCTGTTCTTGTCAGAACTACAATCTGATTAGTACCCCCCTAATCATCTTTCATAATCCCACAATGAATAGTTTTGTAACTGCTACTGTTTTAGCATGATAAAGTGAACAGCTCCTAACTGCTGTCTCACACACTGGTATAGATTACAGTATGACACACACTTTTGTACTTCTGATCCCCCATTCTTTTTATCAAAATCTGAATTCTTCTTTCCTATCTGCATCTAGATTATTTATGGTAGCATTTAAATTCATAGAGCAGATTTTTCTCTAACATGGGAATCTGATAAGAATAGAGACTAACTAAGAAACAAATCGATGATTAACTTAACTGAATCTAAATCCTATTTTTAACCAAGCTTCAGGAACACTATAGCAGTCAATGTGAAATTTCTTTGACTAGATATAGCAGAACCGAAAGGAGAAGATCACATTCCCATTAACAAGAACCAAGGATCCACCAGTGACCACCTGGGCTTGCAACGCAAACACGCAAGGAAAGAAATCAGACCCCAATCAAGAATTTTTTCATGAAACATTCCCTAAAGAAATAGTTTATCACGAAACATCCCAGGTACTGACATAGATAAATCCTATCCCGCAAATGAAGCCAAATCCTTGCCGAGTTCACACAGTAGATAGAGAACCTTGGTAACCAACAACATACTCATAACACATCCAACACTAGACAGATAATAGCAACACAGTAAACTGCCATAGGCAGGGGCAAGTCAGACCCTTCTTCAGGTCGCCACTATTGAGGTTCCAAGATGCTCAATCATCCGCAGCTAAGCAAAGACGGGGCGCTGCCAAAACAGACGATGGACAGGTTAAAGCCTTGCACCAAACAACAATGCCCAAACTCTAGGAGATCAAACGAACTAGGAGCACAAGAACTGAATTACCTGCCGCATGTTGTAGACGGTCATGGCGAGGCTCACAACACTCGCGACCCCGGCGATGAGCAGGCCCGAGTACCCCGGCTCCGCTGCATACCCGTCGTTCATGGAGGCGTAGACCAGGTAGTAGAGGACCCCGAACAGCCACACGGAGAGGGCCATGATCCAGTGGTTCACGGGAGGCGGAAGCGGCGACGGGGCGGCCTTCTCCGACAGCGCGTTGGCGAGCAGCGCCTGCAGCATGAGGGTGACGAAcgtgaagaagaagcaggcggcCAGGGCTTCCACGGCCGGGGTGTAGCGGAGGAACTCGGCGTGCTGCGGATACCGAAACCGAAACAAGGACATCCAGATCATCATGAAAAGCACCATGTACAGCACGTAGAGCGTCTGCACGTCGATCTTGGGCAGCTGCAAGGAAACAAAGAAAAGCACACACGAAGACTCAGAGATATATCGAATCGAACGCAAGAAGGAGGTTACAGATGAGACGAGAGGATGGAATTGGATTGGGCGTTTTGCTTACCCTGGCATGCTCCCCCTCTTCCTTCTTTGCTCCTGCAGCGCCCAAGTTGCGGCCTTCAAAGTTCAGACAACGCAACAGGTGAGTTAAAATCTTGGCAGCAAATAGCAGAGCAAAGAAACAAGTAGATCAAATCTTGGTAAAATGATAAGGAGAAAGCAGAGCAAGATCACCAAGGTGAGACTtttttcgaaaaggaaaaaaatcaaGGTGAGACGTGCCATTAGTGACTAGTTGAACAAATAACGCCAGGAAAACTATTTGAAACGCTACCCAGAGCCAAAATATCTCAAAAAAGAAAAGACAATGTTGCTCCGCCAAGAGGAAGACGGAGAGAAAGAAATACAGAAATGCAAGAACTTGATCCGGAAATAAAAAATCTCAGGCACAAATTTTCACCAAAACAGTATGCACAGCAAACTACCAACCAACAGGAAAGCAACTAATTAAGGGGATGCATACCAGGCATCTCACTAGCCCTAGTCTTTTCCCTGACCACGGGGAGCTTTGGAGATAGATACTGATGGAGCTCTATGGAAGAACCGCCATGCCGTCTGGTTATATGCAGCGTACAGGTGAGGATGAGGAGGACTGGAGGAGGTACACGGTCGTGGCTTGGTCTCCGCATCGGTAAGGCTGGTACAAGATTTTCAGCCGGGGGGCAGCAGCAGCAGACAGTGCTTTCCCAGATTTCAGTTTTAGAGATCGTACTTGCAGTTGccacctttttcttttcttttctcgttTCTTGGACTGACTAGCTCCAAATGGCTAGCTTTCTCGTTTCTTTTCTCTGCTTTCTTTACGGCACGGTAAAATCGACGGCTGATTTTGCCTTTCTAAGCCTCGCATAGATGAATGGTGGTAGTCCAAATGGGACCGTCGGTCCTACTTTAACGTAGGACGAAACGACACACTGATTTGAATTAGTTTGAATTGAACAGACGATAGAACGAAAGAGCATATCGTTGCCCATGGCGGGAAGGGAACCTCCTGGGG
This window harbors:
- the LOC119359216 gene encoding uncharacterized protein LOC119359216, yielding MPGRNLGAAGAKKEEGEHARLPKIDVQTLYVLYMVLFMMIWMSLFRFRYPQHAEFLRYTPAVEALAACFFFTFVTLMLQALLANALSEKAAPSPLPPPVNHWIMALSVWLFGVLYYLVYASMNDGYAAEPGYSGLLIAGVASVVSLAMTVYNMRQRPVFA